The nucleotide window TCTCTCCGGCTGCTACGGCGGCAAGCCCGCAGACGCCGAGCGCAGCCGATATCGCGTTCATGCAGGGCATGATCATGCATCATGCGCAGGCCGTGGAGATGACCGAGCTGCTGCGCACACACGGCGCCAACAAGGATGTGCTCGAGCTGGGCGAACGCATCCGCATCTCGCAGGCCGACGAAATGCTCTCGATGCGGAAATGGCTCAAGGATCATGGGCAGACGGCGCCGGATGACGGCGGCATGGCGAATATGCCCGACATGCCGGGGATGCATCACGCGTCGATGCAGATGGCTCCGATGCCCGGCATGCTCACACCGGAACAGATGAAGCAGCTGGCCGCAGCGCATGGCAGAGAGTTCGACCGCTTATTCCTGACAGGCATGATTCAACATCATGGCGGCGCGCTGGTGATGGTAGACCAGCTGTTTGCAACAGCGGGCGCGGCACAGGATGCCGAACTGTTCGACTTCGTCACGGACGTGGACAACACGCAACGGGCGGAGATCGCAATTATGCAGCACATGCTTGCAACACAATTCGCAGCCCCCACCGCCAACCCTTCCAAGGAGAAGAAGACGCAATGAAGCCTGGCCGATCCCGACAGCTTACACGCATCACCACTCTGGCAGCAGCCGCCCTCGGTACAGTTCTTGCATATGGGCAATCGATGCCCACTCCCGATCCTCGCGTAGGGCTGAAGGCCGGGTTGCATGATGCGGGGGAAGCGCAGTTCGGCTTGCAGAGGCTGGCGAGCCTGCCGAAACCTGCGCCCTTCGAGCCTCCACCGAGCGCGGCGAACTCGGTGATGGCGAGCATCAATTATGCGAATTCGGACATTGCCTTTCAGGGCGGGCATCTCTTCCTGGGCAATTTCTATGGCGTGAACATCTATGACATTGCGCAGCCGGCGAAAATCTCATTGCTGACATCTCTGGTCTGCCCTGGTGGGCAGGGTGATGTCTCGGTGTACGGCAAGCTGCTGTTCATGTCGGTGGAGATGTCGAATGGACGTCTGGATTGCGGCACGCAGGGCTTCCCTGCTCCGCCTCCCCCGCCAGCTCCGGCGCCGGGACAAAAACCGGAGCATCCGCTGCCGGCAGCCGATCCGGCGCGCTTCCGCGGACTGCGTATCTTCGACATCAGCGACATCAATCAGCCGAAGCAGGTGGCTGCGGTGCAGACGTGCCGCGGATCGCACACGCACACGCTGGTGATGGATCCCAAAGATCCGGACAATCTCTACGTCTACATTTCTGGCACCTCCTATGTGCGATCGCCGGAGGAGCTGGAGGGCTGCTCGGGCAAGCAGGATGAGGAGAACTCGCGCTTCAGCATCGATGTCGTCAAGGTGCCGCTGGCGCATCCCGAAAAAGCAGAGATCGTCGCGAGCCCGCGGGTATTCTCCGACGCACAGACAGGCGCAGTGAACGGACTGTGGAAGGGCGGCAATCACGGCGACGGCACGCAGACGACGTCGCGCACTGATGCCTGCCACGACATCACGGTGTATTCCGCGATCGGGCTTGCGGCGGGCGCCTGCTCGGGCAACGGGCTGCTGCTCGATATCTCGGACCCGGAGCATCCGAAGCGCATTGAAGCGGTGAGCGATCCGAACTATGCCTACTGGCATTCGGCGACCTTCAGCAATGACGGCTCGAAACTGGTATACACGGATGAGTGGGGCGGAGGCATCCAGCCACGCTGCCGCGCGACGGACCCAAAGAACTGGGGCGCGGATGCGATCTACTCGCTGCATGACCACACGCTGACCGAAGCGGGCTATTACAAGATGCCCGCGCCGCAAACGGAGATGGAGAACTGCGTGGCACACAATGGCTCGCTGATCCCGGTACCGGGACGCGATATCGAGGTGCAGGCGTGGTACCAGGGCGGTGTGTCGGTGATGGACTTCACCGATCCGAAGCATCCGTTTGAGATTGCGTACTTCGACCGCGGGCCGATCGACGCGACAAAGCGCGTGCTGGGCGGCTACTGGTCGGCGTATTGGTACAACGGCTTTGTGTATGGCTCGGAGATCGCACGCGGCATCGATGTCTTCCAGCTGGTGCCGAGCGCCTACCTGACGCAGAACGAGATCGATGCGGCGCGGCAGGTGCAGGTAAACGAGCTGAATGTGCAGAACCAGCAGCGTATCGTGTGGCCGCCGAACCTGGTGACGGCGCGAGCCTACGTGGATCAGCTGGCCCGCTCGAAGGCTCTGCCGGCGAAACAGCTCTCCGCAGTGGAATCGGCAATCGGCAAGGCTGGCAGCACCTCACCGAAGAAGAAAGAGCTGGCAAAGCTGCATGCTCTGGGCGCGAAGCTAATCTCCGGTGCAGATGCG belongs to Silvibacterium dinghuense and includes:
- a CDS encoding DUF305 domain-containing protein; the encoded protein is MKNPETYTVPRLRLLMCATMLMACTCLAQQTPSVVEPGAPGEPTHTLSPAATAASPQTPSAADIAFMQGMIMHHAQAVEMTELLRTHGANKDVLELGERIRISQADEMLSMRKWLKDHGQTAPDDGGMANMPDMPGMHHASMQMAPMPGMLTPEQMKQLAAAHGREFDRLFLTGMIQHHGGALVMVDQLFATAGAAQDAELFDFVTDVDNTQRAEIAIMQHMLATQFAAPTANPSKEKKTQ
- a CDS encoding LVIVD repeat-containing protein → MKPGRSRQLTRITTLAAAALGTVLAYGQSMPTPDPRVGLKAGLHDAGEAQFGLQRLASLPKPAPFEPPPSAANSVMASINYANSDIAFQGGHLFLGNFYGVNIYDIAQPAKISLLTSLVCPGGQGDVSVYGKLLFMSVEMSNGRLDCGTQGFPAPPPPPAPAPGQKPEHPLPAADPARFRGLRIFDISDINQPKQVAAVQTCRGSHTHTLVMDPKDPDNLYVYISGTSYVRSPEELEGCSGKQDEENSRFSIDVVKVPLAHPEKAEIVASPRVFSDAQTGAVNGLWKGGNHGDGTQTTSRTDACHDITVYSAIGLAAGACSGNGLLLDISDPEHPKRIEAVSDPNYAYWHSATFSNDGSKLVYTDEWGGGIQPRCRATDPKNWGADAIYSLHDHTLTEAGYYKMPAPQTEMENCVAHNGSLIPVPGRDIEVQAWYQGGVSVMDFTDPKHPFEIAYFDRGPIDATKRVLGGYWSAYWYNGFVYGSEIARGIDVFQLVPSAYLTQNEIDAARQVQVNELNVQNQQRIVWPPNLVTARAYVDQLARSKALPAKQLSAVESAIGKAGSTSPKKKELAKLHALGAKLISGADAAKSPEDANRMKALGAILTTYKA